In a genomic window of Amblyomma americanum isolate KBUSLIRL-KWMA chromosome 4, ASM5285725v1, whole genome shotgun sequence:
- the LOC144128824 gene encoding uncharacterized protein LOC144128824: MIRLCCCSLRFGIGNLANPLSRSVRHKHAKTRNPFRKIKPVAVTLEEPDRNLQLENDSYDFFDEEEDPEGALDHPERYYDQYMDELRSERRRVRNAIIRRKYFKVQPETNLLTWAAKQQIHYLHSLDPEEWTAEAISQCFPISVQGAKKLLMSRFTTATPERIAEHDREVQLKWKALKTGKGDEKISPITKQLYLDGKLREDQSYVNKALPVPQEGSHTKAVQLSNLAPKPGQYSKLIASYMKLKNPEKRLPNKNDTQADLEQEYDDVYTEDVASATTLRKLGRRGAHVQVQEYKSAAISKSDTNASVHTMRTTPIPHSSAENENSASTLESFAPQNSETFDILEAIERKDERFQQASSGVTEGPGVDGEVLNRRVRIPAHLKKRGSTTYRVGNCYYDNDGEILYKIP; the protein is encoded by the exons ATGATAAGGTTGTGTTGCTGCTCTCTGCGATTTGGCATCGGCAACTTGGCAAATCCCCTGTCCCGTTCAGTCAGACACAAACACGCCAAAACTCGAAACCCTTTCAGAAAAATCAAGCCGGTTGCAGTAACTTTAGAGGAACCTGACAGAAACTTACAGTTGGAGAACGATTCGTATGACTTCTTTGATGAGGAAGAAGATCCAGAAGGTGCCTTGGACCACCCTGAGCGTTACTACGACCAGTATATGGA TGAACTCCGCTCGGAACGAAGAAGAGTCAGGAACGCAATCATACGGCGAAAATACTTCAAGGTTCAACCCGAAACAAACCTGCTGACATGGGCCGCAAAACAACAAATCCATTACCTGCACAGCCTTGACCCGGAAGAGTGGACCGCAGAAGCCATATCGCAGTGTTTTCCCATAAGCGTGCAGGGAGCAAAG AAGCTGTTAATGTCCCGGTTCACTACTGCAACTCCAGAAAGAATTGCTGAACATGATCGAGAGGTCCAGCTCAAGTGGAAAGCATTAAAAACGGGCAAGGGAGATGAGAAGATTTCACCAATTACGAAACAGTTGTACCTGGATGGCAAGCTTCGGGAAGACCAGTCATATGTGAACAAGGCACTCCCTGTACCACAGGAAGGCAGTCATACAAAGGCCGTACAGCTTTCAAACCTTGCTCCAAAGCCGGGCCAGTACAGCAAGCTCATTGCCTCCTACATGAAGCTGAAGAACCCAGAGAAGAGGCTGCCCAACAAAAATGACACGCAGGCAGACCTTGAGCAAGAATACGACGATGTTTACACAGAAGACGTGGCATCTGCAACAACGCTAAGAAAATTAGGCCGTCGAGGGGCCCACGTTCAGGTTCAAGAATACAAGTCTGCGGCTATTAGTAAGTCTGACACTAATGCTTCAGTGCACACCATGAGGACGACACCGATTCCACACTCATCTGCAGAGAATGAGAACAGTGCTTCGACTCTGGAAAGCTTTGCACCACAAAACAGCGAGACTTTCGACATACTTGAGGCtattgaaagaaaggacgaaaggtTTCAGCAAGCTAGTAGTGGGGttacagaaggcccaggagttgACGGAGAAGTGCTGAATAGACGAGTCAGAATTCCAGCTCACCTTAAGAAACGAGGTTCCACCACATATAGAGTTGGAAACTGCTACTACGATAATGATGGTGAAATACTATATAAAATTCCATGA